Part of the Rhodohalobacter sp. 614A genome is shown below.
GAAATTTTGTTCCACGCTGTCTTACGATGATGTTTCCGGCACGGACTACTTCACCGCCGTATTTTTTTACACCAAGTCGCTTCGATTCTGAATCTCGTCCGTTTCTTGTCGATCCTTGACCTTTCTTATGTGCCATAATAGATTAACCTTGTGTTAAGAAATTTTTTCGATTTGAAGTTGAGTAATAGGCTGTCGGTGCCCGTTTTTAACTCGGTACCCTTTTCTTCTTTTCTTCTTGAAAACCATCACTTTATCGGCTTTCAGGTGTTCAACGATTTTTGCTTCTACTTTAGCACCTTCAACACTTGGTTTGCCGACCGTAACCTTTCCTTCAGCGTCTTTTACCAGAAGAACTTCATCCAAAGTGATTTTTTCATCATCAGAAGAAATTCGGTTTACATAAATTGTTTGGTCTTCAGCAACCTTATATTGATGCCCGCCAATTTTTACGATAGCGTACATGTCAGTCAATTTCTTATTATTTGTTTCGAATTTTATACAGATTCCAAAGATAATGTTTTTTCAAATGAATTGAAACCTGTATCAATATGATTTTTTGTGCAACGAACGCTATCGGTTGGATTCATATTTAGAATAATATGCTACGGAGTTTTAATGGAATAACATATAATCTGAACTGCTATGAGTAAATTACCGGATCTTCACAAACAAGCCTTTAAATATAAGAACACCAAAAAGCTTCAGCATGATGGCGGACGGGCGTGGATTAAAGATTCACAACTATTTGAATCCCGAAAGGGCGGAAATGGCCGACTCGTTACCGAGAAAAAACAGTCGCGAGAGACCAAAAGCAAAATGCATGAGATGTAACCATTTCGGGAATGAACGGATTTAGGCTCAAATTAGCTAGCCAGTTTCCGTGGTAACGCCTTGTGTATTCCGCTTCGGTTTACATGGCCAATGTATTTACCGATGATTCTCACTTCTTCAAATACATCCGGTTTAATGATAATGTCGTCGTATTCTTCATTTGCTGGTTCAAGTCTCAGGCCATTTTTATCATAAAAAATCCGTTTCAGACTGGTTTCTCCGTTGTAAAGTACTGCACCAATGTCTCCCTCTTTTACGTCATTGTCCATCAGCAGAACAAAATCTCCATCATAAATACCGGCGTCTTTCATACTCATTCCGGAAACGCGGAGTGCAAACATATCATCCATATTTGGGAAGAGAGTTTCCAGGGTGATTTGCCCCAAATCTGCTTCCACGGCTTCCTGAAGATACCCGGCAGCAATTAAACCACGAACAGGAATGCCCGAGTTTTTTTTGAGGCCGAGATTTTCTTCATAATTCGGATGAATATCGTATTCGTCATCATCAGTTTTAATTAGGTATCCTTTCTTTAGCAATGCCTGTATATTTTGCGTAACACTATTTGGGGATTTGTAATTGAAAGCCTCTGCGATTTCCCTGTACGTTGGCCAAACATCATGTTCTTTTTTATAGTCGATGATGAAATCAAAAAACTCTTTTTGTTTTCGGGTAAGTTGAGCGTTGTCCATAGAATTTTATTTTTTATGTATGATGTATGTGTAATAAACAAAGAACTCTTTATAAAAACAATAGATGAACCTTTTTTTATCCAGGGACAATTTCGGATCGATTTTACTCTTGTTTAGCGCGCTTATTTTATTCAATTCTTGTTTGGAAAGACCTCAACTGGAGAGAAATGAAATCATCAAAATTGAATATCCAAAAATTGCGGATGCTATAATCGGGAGAAATTTCGACCGATTGTGGAGCTTTACCACTCATGAAAACGAAGATGTTCGAAAACTTGCCTGGAAATCAATTGCTAAAAGTAAGTCCCCTAATCTTCATGAGTTCTTTGAATACGCTATCCAATATGACAACTCTTTCGCGTGGTATGCACTTAGTTTTCATCCGTTATCAGATAAGCAGGTTGAGTTTTTGAATGAATATTTCGCTGATGGTATCATTCGGTCTGAAGGTGTTTGCGAGGTCTTTTTCAGAAAGGGAAATTTGACCACATTAAACATACTGCTCAATAAGAAAGAACAATTACTCAAGAGTGAGAAGTGTGCAAAAGCAGTGGGCGGAATTTTATCTCGCATAGAGGTGGATGATCTCAAAAAAAGAGAGGCATTTTCACTGGCTATGAATTCAGATCATGCCATCATTTGGCGGAATTTTTTATACGGATTTTACCGATCACCAATTAATCGTCCTGCAGAAGGTTCTGTCTTAATGAATGATTTTTCTAAACTATTGGATAACTACGATGGCCATTTTTCCACAATGATGGATGAGTACATCGTTCGGATTCTCGGAAAAACTGGTTTCATGAAGGTTATGGAGCGAAGATCTGATATAACGCTAAACCATGCCATTCAACTCTCCACAGAGCTGGCGAATACAATGACTCTTTTTAAAAAGAGTGAATTAAACCATCCACATATTAAACGTTTGTTGAGACATCCGGTGGATAATGTTGTAGCACAATCACTTCAGTCTTTAAAAGGATTCGACTCCATACCGGATGAGCTAATTAACCTTGTGAACAATGAAATTGCTCCAAATACTCGAGATGGAGAAGTGTTCATTGAAGCATTGGAATTGCTCATTAAAAATGAAGTTGATATTGAGGAGTATAAATACAAAATGGAATTTTTGGGTCATCATAATGAATTTCTTAAAGATCGGATACTCACGCTTTTTAGCACGTTTGAATCAACGGATGACTACTTGGAAAGAGTGAGAAGAGACGTTCATGATGGAGGTATTACCGGATCAATGGCGCTTCAATCTCTTGCTTTTTACTACTCTGAGAATGTTGAGGAACCCGGCATTCATAACAAACTGAGAGCAATTGTACTAAATGTGCTGGAAGAAAGTGATGCCACCATGTTTTCTTCTCTGAATATGTTTTTGATGAGCAGTGATCTGTTTACTGAGGAAGATTATGAGCGTTTGCATACTTTATACAAAGCTTTTGCAGAGGCCGGAGAATGGGATAAAGCATACGTTCTGAGGTCAGTTTTTGAAAACAGGTTTCAAGACCGTTTTGAAGCACTTGAAAGGCCCGAATTATCATTTCGAATTCCTGATTGGAATCGTCTCTATGAAATGGGTGTTCAGCCTTTCTGGAGATTAAAAACCGAAAAAGGCATAATTGAAATTCAACTGGACCCGCTGGCTGCTCCCTTTACTGTTTCTTCAGTTGACAGCCTGACACGAGCCGGTGAGTACGACAATATCTCATTTCACAGAATTGTCAGAAATTTTGTTGTACAGGGCGGGGATATAACCCTGGATAAAAACGACCAATTGCGAGTTGATTACAGACTTCCCACAGAGCCATCTTTTCAATCGTTTGAGCGTGGTATGGTTGGAATTGCCAGCTCGGGACAAGATACAGAAGGGAGCCAATTCTTCATTATGCTAAACTGGTCCCCGCATTTAGACGGTAACTACACCGTTTTTGGGAGAGTAACAAAGGGAATGGAAGTAGCGGATCGAATACAGATTGGGGATAAGGTTTTAAAGGCAGAGATTTATTTAAGGTGATTGGTAAAAAAATAAACAGAGAAATCGATTCATAAACGATTGAATTAGTGTTTTACTTCATTCAAACAGCAATCCCAGAATCTTCAAGAGCAGATTAATTTTTGAATTTCTTAGAAAACTAAAACTTTCTCTGTTTTATCACTCATTTCCCTTCGGCGTAAATGCCTGGATTCCCGTAATCTCTCTCCCAAGAATTAATCCATGAATATCATAGGTTCCTTCATAGGTATTCACCGATTCAAGGTTCACCATATGATGAATCACACGATATTCTCCGGTAATACCATTTCCTCCATGCATGTCTCTGGAAACACGGGCGATTTCGAGAGCCTTTCCAACATTATGGCGTTTTGCCAACGAAACCATACTTGGGTGAAGACGCCCGGAATCCTTCAGTTGTCCCAATCGCCAGGCCAACATTTGCATGGAAGTAATATCCGTCAGCATATCGGCAAGTTTTGTTTGCGGTAACTGATTTGCACCAATCGGTTTGCCAAATTGCTTTCGATCCAAAACGTATTGTCTTGCCTTTTGATAACAAAATTCCGCAGCTCCCACGGCTCCCCAGGCAATTCCATAACGTGCACTATTCAGGCACATAAACGGGCCTTTCAATCCCCGGATATCGGGAAATACATTTTCATCCGGAACAAAAACATCCTCAAAAACCAGTTCGCCGGTTGAAGAAGCTCGCAAACTCATTTTATGTTTGGTAGCGGGAGCTGAAAATCCGTCCATCCCTTTTTCAACCAGAAATCCACGAATGACGGGTTCATCATCTTTATTCTCTTTTGCTTTTGCCCAGACGACCGCAAGATCGGCAATGGGAGAATTGGTAATCCACATTTTTGCACCGTTTAAAATCCAGCCGCCATCCTTTTTTAAAGCGGTGGTCGTCATCGAGCCGGGATCGGAGCCATGATCAGGTTCAGTCAATCCGAAACAACCAATGATTTCTCCTGTTGCAAGTCGTGGAAGGAAACGCTCTTTTTGCTCTTCCGTCCCGAACTCGGAAATCGGGTACATTACCAGGGATGACTGCACGGACATGAATGAGCGATACCCAGAATCTACACGTTCAACTTCACGGGCAATCAGTCCGTAAGCCGTTTCGCTGACTCCGGCTCCGCCATACCTTGGATCAATTGTTGCACCTAAAAGTCCCATGTCGCCCATCTCTTTGGCGATCTCGATATCAAATATTTCATCCTGATTGCCTTCGAGTGCTCTGGGTTCAAGTTTGGACTGAGCATATTCCCGGGCGGTTTCCATCACCATCCGATCGTCTTCAGAAAGCTCGGATTCAAAAAGGTAAGGGTCGTTGATATTAAAGGTGTTTTTAGCCATGGCAGATAATATTTAATTCACTTGATTGATTTGTGGAGCCGTCAGCTATCAGTCATCATAATTATTCTGAATGCTAACAGCTGACGTCTGACAACTGGAAATTAATGGTTTGTTTGGCAACTGCACTGAATCACGTTATCGGATTCGATAATGGCATGCCAGTCGAACTGTTCATCATGATCCATTTGTTCCCACCAAAAGGGGAGACGCTCTTTCGGATGATTACCAATTTCATTCATTGTCGCTGCATCATACAACCGGCCATTTACCATTGTATACACAACATTTTCTGTTTCCTGTAGATTTTCGAGCGGGTTACCATCAATTACAATTAAATCAGCAAGTTTTCCTTCTTCAAGAGAACCGAGGTGTTCGCCAACTCCAATGTAATTTGCACCATTAATGGTAGCTACTTTTAGTGCTTCATGATTACTCATTCCGCCCTGTTCAAACATCCAGGTTTCCCAATGCGCGCCGAGGCCTTGTAACTGGCCGTGAGCTCCAATATTAACCGTTACTCCCATATCATGAAGATCAGCCGCAGAAGCAGCGCTTAACATGTGTCCCATTTCATATTCTTCCTCCGGAACCATTGTTCTGTGGCGGGATCTTGAATCAATGATAGACCGTGGTGTAAAGTTCAGCAGGCGTTCTTTTTCCCACACATTTGTATGTTGATACCAATAAAATTCGCCACTCATTCCGCCATAGTTCACAATGAGCGTTGGTGTATAGCCAACATCCGTGTTCGACCACAGTGTCAACACATCTTTGTAAAGCGGATAAATGGGAACGTTGTGCTCAATGCCGGTGTGGCCGTCTATGATCATGGACATATTGTGGGTATAAGTTGAACCACCTTCGGGTACTACATTGATGCCAATTTCCCTGGCAGCCTGTAAAACCTGCTGGCGCTGTTCTCGCCTGGGTTGATTGTAACTTTTAACTGAAGTAGCACCAAACGCTTTTGTTCGCCGGATGGCCGATCTTGCGTCATCAAGACTATTAATAACCGCCTTAAAATCACCCTCGGCGCCATAAAGAATTCTTCCGGATGATAAAATTCTTGGCCCAATCATATTTCCCGCTTTTACCATTTCGGATTGTGAAAAAATCATCTCCGTATCAGACGAAGGATCATGGGCTGTTGTCACTCCATATGCCAGGTTTACAAAATATTCCCATTGCTGATTCGGGCTCAAACCCTGACGGAAATTCCCAATATGAGCGTGTGCATCAACCAAGCCGGGCATGATCGTTTTTCCTTCAACATCAATAACATGGGCATCCTCGGGGATATCCATTTCTTCTGATGAGCCAACAGCGGAAATCCGGTTTTCTCTGATGACGATCGTTCCATTTTCAATCACTTCATCTCCATTCATAGTAATGATATGGGCATTCGTAAAAGCAATAGTACCGGCGGGCATATCCAGGTCCAACTCGAGTCCAATATCAATTCCTTCATTGCTCTCAAGGGGGAGTTCATCATTGTTCTCACCCTCAAGAAAATCAAAGGCTTTTTGGAGTTCAACAGAGTAATATTTTGGGCCGAGTGTCCAGTGGAGCTGATCGCCTTCATTCGACCAATGAAGACTGATTCCTGCATCTTTTGCAACGTGCGTGACCGGCATCGCTTTGGTATTTGCATTTAAATCAATACCACTTCCTACTTGCGGCATAGGAGCGATGTACACTTTAAACAATTCATTAAATGCCACCCATTTGTTGTCAGGGCTAAGCACAAAATTGTTGGCATACTTAGACGTGAAATGGGTTTTGTGATCCTCTCCATTCAGATTCATTGATTTATATTCACGATCCAGATAAGAGCCGCCAAGATAAAATATTCGTTTCCCGTCCGCGCTAAAAGAAGGATCTTCGCCATTCTCATAAATCAACGTCTGTTCACCACTTGAAACCGGTATGGTGTAAATTCCCGGATTTACCGTGTAAGCATGCCCTTGATGATTATTACCGTTTTCTCGCCGGAACAGGATAGAAGTTCCTTCAGGGGAAAACGAGGGTTCGCGGTAAATCCCTTTTTTGTTGGTGATAGTTTGTGGCGAAGCGTTATTTCTTGTGATATCCAACACATTGATACTTCCCATTTCCACATCATTCCAGGTAACATAAACCAGCTTACTGCCATCTGCAGAAAACGAAGGTTCAAACTCCAGGTTCGAATCATTTGTGAGCCGTTCTGGAGTTCCATTGGGTAATTCTTTTTTCCAGAGATATCCGGCTGCATTGAACACCAGTGTTTCTCCATCCGGAGACGTTACGGCATGGCGTATAGCTTTCGCAGTGAATGTTTCAGAAGCAGGATTAAATTTGTAATGAACGGCATCGGCTACTTCGTAATTGATTTCAGCTTCAAACGGAATCTCCTCGACTGCCAGAGTTTCTACATTCAATTTGTTGATTTTTCCCTGGGCCCAGAAAACAAGATGTTGTCCGTCCGGAGTCCAGTCGAAATTTGTGTAGGGCCCAAAAATAGCCCAGGCTTGTTGTTGATCCGGGCTCATATTGTCGTAAACAGGCCTTTCAATTCCGGTCTCAAGATCACGGATGTAAAGAACGGATTTTGTCCGAACTCTTTTTACAAACGCCAGTTTTGATCCATCAGGAGATACGGTAGGAGAGATAGCTCCGCCGGGACCACCGGTTACGCGTTCAATTTTACCTTCTTGACGGTCATAGCGATTAATTGCATAAATCTGGCTGTTCGGATCTTTGTTGTACTGAAAAAATCCACCGGGATAGACATCCTGGCTGTAATACACGTAGCGGCCATCGGGAGAGACAAAGGGTTGTCCCACATCTTGTTGATCATTCGGCCGTTCAGTTAATTGAATTCCTGATCCACCAGAAATATGATACATCCAGATTTCTCCGGCTCCCAGTGAGCGTGTGGAGGTGAAGTGTTTTCTTGCAACCAGATAATTTCCGTCCGGCGTCCAGGAAGCATTATTCAAAAGTCTAAAGCCTTCTTCAGTTATTTGTTTTGCGTTTGATCCGTCGCGATTCATCACCCAAATATTATCACCGCCACCGGCATCGCTTGTGAAAGAAATTTTGCTGCCATCCGGACTGAATCTTGGCTGTACTTCATAAGCCACACTTTCCCGAATGGCTTCTGCTTCACCGCCTTCTATCGGAATCACAAAAATATTTCCCAGCAGATCAAAAACAATTTCTTCTCCATCGGGACTTACGTCCAGGTTCATCCAGGTGCCTTCGGTTGTTTCAAAACTAATCTCTTTACTTTCAGCTCTGTGTTGAGTTACATCCCATTTTTCATCATTATTTTCTGAATCCTGAGCGGAAAGAGTGGCAGTGCAACAGATGGTTAACACAAATAGCAGCAGACGCTTTATCATAACAAATATTTCTTTTTGATTTGATTTGCTTGATGTTACTAAAAGTTGAGG
Proteins encoded:
- the rpmA gene encoding 50S ribosomal protein L27; this translates as MAHKKGQGSTRNGRDSESKRLGVKKYGGEVVRAGNIIVRQRGTKFHPGENVGRGGDDTLFALIDGQVTFRTRGNGRKYVSVEEV
- the rplU gene encoding 50S ribosomal protein L21, translating into MYAIVKIGGHQYKVAEDQTIYVNRISSDDEKITLDEVLLVKDAEGKVTVGKPSVEGAKVEAKIVEHLKADKVMVFKKKRRKGYRVKNGHRQPITQLQIEKIS
- the lexA gene encoding transcriptional repressor LexA: MDNAQLTRKQKEFFDFIIDYKKEHDVWPTYREIAEAFNYKSPNSVTQNIQALLKKGYLIKTDDDEYDIHPNYEENLGLKKNSGIPVRGLIAAGYLQEAVEADLGQITLETLFPNMDDMFALRVSGMSMKDAGIYDGDFVLLMDNDVKEGDIGAVLYNGETSLKRIFYDKNGLRLEPANEEYDDIIIKPDVFEEVRIIGKYIGHVNRSGIHKALPRKLAS
- a CDS encoding peptidylprolyl isomerase; translation: MERPQLERNEIIKIEYPKIADAIIGRNFDRLWSFTTHENEDVRKLAWKSIAKSKSPNLHEFFEYAIQYDNSFAWYALSFHPLSDKQVEFLNEYFADGIIRSEGVCEVFFRKGNLTTLNILLNKKEQLLKSEKCAKAVGGILSRIEVDDLKKREAFSLAMNSDHAIIWRNFLYGFYRSPINRPAEGSVLMNDFSKLLDNYDGHFSTMMDEYIVRILGKTGFMKVMERRSDITLNHAIQLSTELANTMTLFKKSELNHPHIKRLLRHPVDNVVAQSLQSLKGFDSIPDELINLVNNEIAPNTRDGEVFIEALELLIKNEVDIEEYKYKMEFLGHHNEFLKDRILTLFSTFESTDDYLERVRRDVHDGGITGSMALQSLAFYYSENVEEPGIHNKLRAIVLNVLEESDATMFSSLNMFLMSSDLFTEEDYERLHTLYKAFAEAGEWDKAYVLRSVFENRFQDRFEALERPELSFRIPDWNRLYEMGVQPFWRLKTEKGIIEIQLDPLAAPFTVSSVDSLTRAGEYDNISFHRIVRNFVVQGGDITLDKNDQLRVDYRLPTEPSFQSFERGMVGIASSGQDTEGSQFFIMLNWSPHLDGNYTVFGRVTKGMEVADRIQIGDKVLKAEIYLR
- a CDS encoding acyl-CoA dehydrogenase, whose product is MAKNTFNINDPYLFESELSEDDRMVMETAREYAQSKLEPRALEGNQDEIFDIEIAKEMGDMGLLGATIDPRYGGAGVSETAYGLIAREVERVDSGYRSFMSVQSSLVMYPISEFGTEEQKERFLPRLATGEIIGCFGLTEPDHGSDPGSMTTTALKKDGGWILNGAKMWITNSPIADLAVVWAKAKENKDDEPVIRGFLVEKGMDGFSAPATKHKMSLRASSTGELVFEDVFVPDENVFPDIRGLKGPFMCLNSARYGIAWGAVGAAEFCYQKARQYVLDRKQFGKPIGANQLPQTKLADMLTDITSMQMLAWRLGQLKDSGRLHPSMVSLAKRHNVGKALEIARVSRDMHGGNGITGEYRVIHHMVNLESVNTYEGTYDIHGLILGREITGIQAFTPKGNE
- a CDS encoding amidohydrolase family protein, whose translation is MIKRLLLFVLTICCTATLSAQDSENNDEKWDVTQHRAESKEISFETTEGTWMNLDVSPDGEEIVFDLLGNIFVIPIEGGEAEAIRESVAYEVQPRFSPDGSKISFTSDAGGGDNIWVMNRDGSNAKQITEEGFRLLNNASWTPDGNYLVARKHFTSTRSLGAGEIWMYHISGGSGIQLTERPNDQQDVGQPFVSPDGRYVYYSQDVYPGGFFQYNKDPNSQIYAINRYDRQEGKIERVTGGPGGAISPTVSPDGSKLAFVKRVRTKSVLYIRDLETGIERPVYDNMSPDQQQAWAIFGPYTNFDWTPDGQHLVFWAQGKINKLNVETLAVEEIPFEAEINYEVADAVHYKFNPASETFTAKAIRHAVTSPDGETLVFNAAGYLWKKELPNGTPERLTNDSNLEFEPSFSADGSKLVYVTWNDVEMGSINVLDITRNNASPQTITNKKGIYREPSFSPEGTSILFRRENGNNHQGHAYTVNPGIYTIPVSSGEQTLIYENGEDPSFSADGKRIFYLGGSYLDREYKSMNLNGEDHKTHFTSKYANNFVLSPDNKWVAFNELFKVYIAPMPQVGSGIDLNANTKAMPVTHVAKDAGISLHWSNEGDQLHWTLGPKYYSVELQKAFDFLEGENNDELPLESNEGIDIGLELDLDMPAGTIAFTNAHIITMNGDEVIENGTIVIRENRISAVGSSEEMDIPEDAHVIDVEGKTIMPGLVDAHAHIGNFRQGLSPNQQWEYFVNLAYGVTTAHDPSSDTEMIFSQSEMVKAGNMIGPRILSSGRILYGAEGDFKAVINSLDDARSAIRRTKAFGATSVKSYNQPRREQRQQVLQAAREIGINVVPEGGSTYTHNMSMIIDGHTGIEHNVPIYPLYKDVLTLWSNTDVGYTPTLIVNYGGMSGEFYWYQHTNVWEKERLLNFTPRSIIDSRSRHRTMVPEEEYEMGHMLSAASAADLHDMGVTVNIGAHGQLQGLGAHWETWMFEQGGMSNHEALKVATINGANYIGVGEHLGSLEEGKLADLIVIDGNPLENLQETENVVYTMVNGRLYDAATMNEIGNHPKERLPFWWEQMDHDEQFDWHAIIESDNVIQCSCQTNH